CATTAGAAAGTTAAAGTCATCTATCAAACTGAAGTGTAATTTTAAACGTCACCTCCAGGTCGCTCATCATCCATCTCAGCTCCATGGTTATCACATCCTCTTGTTCCCCCGACTGTAAGATTCATTCTGTCCACTGTCACGTGCTGTTTGACTCATTTCATCTCCTCCCCCGTCCTCACCCACCCTGTCCGTCTCTTCCCTCtcacctccatccctccctctgcatcttgacctctgacctctcagaCCTGTAACGGCCCCAGTAGTGGGGGCTACGCCTactccctcccctccaccccTGTGGTGGGTCACAGAGATCTGCGGGTGGCACAGGGCGAGGGGGGAGGCAGCATCAACTCACGAGCGCTGAAGAACATCCCGAGACGGCCCTCCCTCTTCAAGGTCAGTGGTCGACGACACGTCGGCGTCTCACTCCTCGTGTTCCCCGTCACCATCATCTCACTCCGCTCAGACCCGGCGACTCTCTGCTCCTGTGAACACgcctgttttcatgtttgttcgTGTTTGTTTCAGAACCGCGACTCGGATAAGAAAGCTGGTGACGCCAAAGGAGACCAGAGCGGCGCGCGGGGGGTTCCCATCAAACAGGTTTTCTACTTACTTACCAACTTACTACCATTTTTATACTTGTACTCATAGTGTGTACTACACCTGTCATAGTGCCTATATACCTCTCGACAGTCTatatatgcatttatatatacGTTTATATTCAtctatttcaatatctcctTAGAcataatacacaaatacagtttacatcCTCGTGCCACTGAACTTGAGTacgtttcattttattttcatttttctatctTTCACTTGTTCTCTCGTCTATTTTCATATCTCATCGTCTTGTATCGTTTCTTATCTTATGTTGTAGAATCTAGTATCGTATATCGTAGTTTATTGTATCGCAGcccatcttatcttatcttattgtatCTTATCCTATCTTATGTTATCAAATCTTGTCGTATCAGcttgtatcttatcttatcccaTGGTATCGTATTACATTGCGTCTCGTATCGTATCGTCAGTATTTTATCTCACGTTACAAACAGTATAGCAGATAAACAGGATCCTCACTGACCTGGTTCGGCTGCTTGCAGCTCAGTAATGTGCTGATTTCTTCTTCAGGTGGGAACAAAAAATCTCTTCTCTATTTATTACTTCTTACATaagcagcacaaaaaaaaaatctcttatTTGATCGTGTTCACGCTTCCTCAAGGgtgttatattaatattgtgctttcagctgtttctctgtctgcgctgctgctgctgcactttgaAGAGTTGCTCTCTGATGTCGACTCTAAATTTAGGCAGGTTCAACGTGTCGCTGGCTGCGAGCGCGCTGACCTTGGTGTTTGTTCTCGACAGGGCACCCTGTGGAAGAGGAGTGGAAACTCTCTGAACAAGGAGTGGAAGAAGAAGTACGTCACCCTGTCCAACAGTGGCTCACTGTCGTACCACTCCAGCGCCAGTGTAAGAGAACACCGCCGAGCGAATCGATTCAGCAGCAAAACACAGGGAAGCTTCAGCACATGGAGGTTTTCACTGTGCAGCTGTTTCGACCCGACTTCACCTCAGTGGGTTCAGTACAAACCACATTCGTCTCCAACAGCCAAACTTAAAGGGCCAGTGTgcaagatttaggtgaaagggatctgttGGCAggaatttaatataaaataatcctagtgattcaaatactttatatttaggGGAGCGGGTTGACTCTACGGAGGCggccatatttttttttaaacagactggacaaactaaaccttttgagttgttatgacaactgacgctgccacaggttctctctcatgtttggaagaggggggggtgttcagctgcaacatccaacctcaccactagatgtcactacattctacacactgaacctttaattttaattttaccGGGAACATTCAGTGATATATTTGTCATTAAGTTTCATCCAATGCTGGATAGAAAATATTTTATCCGTGTATTATATGTAACTCTGACCCATAACAGCTCCTTCCACCGCGTAATCCTCCAAACTGACAAACAGTCGAACTGAACCTGCACCAGAtcccaacagtcctcttatgaaaccatatttaaattcaccagatccagatttctatttggatctgcaccaaactacactcacacataaatatcaagatccaggaattattctctgagaaatcgattaaaaatgttggaaaacatCCGATCTCTTCAATGTTTTCTGTCGTGTTTCTTTTAGGATTACACACAGAATATCCACGGAAAAGACATCGACCTGCTTCGTGTGACGGTTAAAGTTCCCGGGAAACGTCCTCCGAGGGCGGTGGCTCCCACGGCCCCCCCCCCTGTGGCCCCCGGCCTCCTACCTCGAGTTAACGGGCTGAGCAAAGAGCTGACGGCCGCCGACAGCACCAGCACCGGTACGGCCACACGTAAACAGAGCATGAGCACATGAGTCACCGAGCGCGAAACGTCTTTTATTAACACAGCAGGTTTAAAACCAGCCCAGTTACAcaaagtgtgaatgtgattgACTCTCCGTCCTCTCGTCTGTCAGTCCCTCAGCTGTGTCCGTCCACCCTGTCCGTGGTGGAGGATCGCTCCGGTGGACTGTCGCCTCAAGGTGGAGACAAAGGTCTTCAGCGCTGCTCGTCCTCGTTGTCCACCAAAGCACAAAGTGTTGGTACGtacacaggaagtgaaaaccACTGTAAACAACATGATTCAGacagtttttactgtttaaGACGACGTGTATCTTTAAATTTGTtgtattcttcttcttcctcctcctcctcatcatcatcattattattattatgatgtcAGACGCCCTTGAAGGGACGGCCGGTCCTTTTGCTGGAAAGGACGTTGGTCAGTCGTCTCCCATGAGCGACAGGAAgaagaacaggaggaagaagagcatgAACCAGAAAGGAGACACAGCCGTGGGACAGGCTGAAGGTAACGTCACACAggaactcttcttcttcttcttcttcttcttcttcttcttcttcttcttcttcttcttcctcttcttcttcttcttcttcttcttcttcttcaaataCAGCTCTTAATGCTGATAGTCTATAGACGAGGATTATATGTCCGCACACAGACGGTGAGGAACGaggaaaaatgaacaaaaatactCGAAATAAAACCTTTGAGCATGTTTGAGGCTtcttgaggaagaggaggatctgatgcttcTGTCGCCACATGTGATCAAAAATAGTTTTAATCatcagttttctgtttctgattccttctctcctctctgctctgtgaggACGGGATTCAGCCGAGGTGTTGCTCTTCCTCTGAATGTTTCTTCACCTCCTAACatgtttgcttttctctctctctcttcccctctgctTGTCTCTCGCTCTGCAGCCAAACGTAAAATGTGGAAATTAAAGAGCTTTGGTAGCTTGAGAAACATTAATAAGACAGGTAACGAGTGAGAGCAGATTAACGCACAGTCTCTGTTTTCATACGTTTTCATCCACAGAATCCTCAGTTCTTCATTTGTTCACTTTCATTGTAATAAcaagatttttctgttttcaccttCTGTcaaatttagtttgtttgtcacatttgcattttttgtgtttgtttcaccgactcagttcacacctggtattacacacacacacacacacacacacacacacacacacacacacacacacacacacacacacacacacacacttggtaaAAACATCAAAATTTGGTCTTCATGGACAGAAGTGAGGTCCATGTTTatttgatctgatctgatctgatctggtCCCATTCAGGACACATCATgacaccaggtgtgaacggaTCCCCTGACTATAGATCCAAAATGGCCGTCCACTGTAGCTTGGTCACCTGTGTAGCACGTGCAGATCTCAGCTGGGTTTGTTCTTGTCCTGCAGACGAGGAGAACGCAGACTTCATCGTGGTGTCGTTCACGGGGCAGACGTGGCACTTTGAGGCCCACAGTCTGGAGGACAGGGACGCGTGGGTGTCGGCGATCGAGAGCCAGATTCTCGCCAGTCTGCAGTCGTGTGAGAGCGGCAGGAACAAGGTACACACTGACATGAACACACTGTGTAACACTGAGGTTATCGTCGTCCAGACTCTGCTCTCCGCTCTCACAGTTTTTCTTCTGCCTTTAGATCTGATTCACTGAAACATTAGCAGCAGTAAATAAGAAATCACACGACGTCTTTCTGCTTGTCCTTTATCTTCTGTTGATCCTGTGAATactaatttaaatgtgtgtgtgttgtgtgattgttCAGGCCCGTCGGAGCAGCCAGAGCGAGGCCGTGGCGCTTCAGTCCGTCCGTAACGCCAAGGGCAACGGCCTGTGTGTGGACTGTGAGGCTCCCAGTGAGTTCCACACGTCTTCCCCCTCCAGCTGcagatttctgttttcatgCAACGTTCACAGCCTGAGGCCGAGTCCCacatcacactgtttgtttcGACTCCATGAATCTCTATTGACaaccctcttctctctccctgcagatCCCACCTGGGCCAGCCTCAACCTGGGCGCGCTGATCTGCATCGAGTGCTCGGGGATCCATCGAAACCTGGGGACTCACCTGTCCCGCGTCCGCTCGCTGGACCTGGACGACTGGCCCCCGGAGCTCACACAGGTCCTGGCCGCCATCGGCAACCACATGGCCAACAGCATCTGGGAGGGCTGCACGCAGGGCAGAACCAAACCCACGCCCAACGCCACACGGTGGGTTCCACCTCTGGTTTTAGCTCCTGGGACTTGGGAGGTGATCTGTTTGGGATGTGATCAGTGAAAGGACattttcatatgttttttttaacttattaTTCTTAACTTTTAGTCTAtaaagcctcttttccactggtcagaaCACCAGGTCAAATACCTGGAGTAGAAACATCACACTCCGACTTCTCCCTGTGCTTCTTCTTTATTGATGCTGCAGCTTTTCTGTGACGTTACGATGCACATTGAACTTCCATGTGTTGTAAATAGTCCTGAACATTTGTGCACTTACTGCTTTTTACAGCGTTTTCTTTCTTCGTATCGTGCAAACAGACAATCTCCTCCACTGGTAAAGAGAATGAAGTCCATCACCTTCAGTTCAACAGGTTTACCTGCGTTTAAAAACCCACATAGATCTGATAACATTTGTGTGCAAGAGGTTTTAACTGGAACTTGTGAATTGTTGAAACTAGAGCTGTGATGTAGCTCGGAATCTTGAACATCTCAGAAACacctcgagggaatttcttcaacgTTTGGTACAAACCATCATTTTGACTCAGAgaaggaggtcaaaggtcaaaggtcaagggtcagAGTCACTGGGACCTGACTAAGTTCTTCTTTTGCCTCTTGAACATGTTTTGTTAAAACTCCTCGAGAGAATCCTTTAatatttggtacaaatgttcactgacACTCACGGATTAACTGATCAGATTTTGGTGATTGATTGAAAGTTTTAAGTTTACATAACTTTTCCCTTAGACATCGGAACTTGTCAGAATCCAAAACAAGGATAAAAACATGATGGTCGTTAAGACGTCTTCTTTCTGCTGAGATTTCTCTTTGTGAGAAGATCACTTCCTCATATACGTTGCACATGTGAATACACACTGACACCACgtctcctgtttgtgtgtctgttttcctaGTGAGGGAAGAGAGTCCTGGATCCGTGCGAAGTACGAGCAGCGGGCGTTTGTGGCCCCGCTCCAGCCGACCTCGGGGATCCAGCCGCCCGACGACAGTCCGCCGGTGTGGCTCCTGTCTGCGGTGACGGAGAGAGACCTGCCcaggctgctgctcctcctcgcCCACAGCACCAAGGAATGGATCAACGCTCAGCCGGCCGGCTCCACCTCACCGCCGCGCACGGCCCTGCACGCCGCCTGTCACCTGGGGGACGTGGTCATGACTCAGCTGCTCGTCTGGGTGggtctctcctctctggttcTTCAACTCCTCATGGATTCATCATATGTTGATAGAATGTAAAGGTTCCAGAATAAAGTAGGATGTGgatgagattaaaaaaacaagcgATGTGCAGTGAACCTGAGTTTTATGGTCCTGGAATTATCTCCTTTTCCTAGTTGGTACTTTATTTTTGCAGATGAAATAAGAATCTTCTTCGTCTGATGGATTCTGACATATTGAACATGTCGACTGATTTAACCACGTCCACCAAGGAGTTGTTTTCAATGCTGTTTGTTGACGTGTTGTGgtgcagatgttttctgtcttttcgGATTTTCCAAGCATCTGTAACATCTCAAATCAACAAGCATCACATTCAAAGCAGCAACTGACTTCACCAGGTTTTCACAAACGTCAACTCACTCGACTCATGTGTCCACGAATAGGTTGTGTTGTCCctgttgcatttgtgtttccCGTTAATGAGCTCGTGTGAGACGTCACGGCCTCCGTAGGTGTTGTGTCAGGTGAATCTCCTCCGTGGTAATGAACTGAATTCAGTTGTTTGAGTTTAGCAGCTCTCACTGTTCTACCTGTGAACAATATTCAATCCATAAATCATCTTATTCTGAGCGAGTgtcatcttctctctcctctgcagtaCGGGATCGACGTGAAAGCGAAAGACAGCCAAGGCCAGACGCCCATGATGATGGCCCGAAAAAATGGGAGCAAAGGCTGCATGGATATTTTGCTCCAGCACGGTTGTCCGAACGAGACGTCCCCCACCACTGCCACGCCCGTCCTCTCCCGCCGCTCCAGCACCGCCAGCCTGGGCCGGACCAGCTCCAGGAAGCGGGTGTCGTAGCGTGGACTGCAGATGCTGCGGGGGGGAGGATTCTGTACTATAAGAAAAATCACAGAACTATATCACAGAactaatgatttaaaaaaaatgcttctgAAGACTGAACAACATATCAAACAACTTAAAAAGCAATACTCACTTTGTTGTTGATGACAGATGTAATATTGCTGAaatgctgtgttgttgttgacctCAAATACGAAATGACTCGAGTAGAACTTTGTAGCCGTCGTCTGTAGTTTCCGAGCAGACGCTGGATCTGCTTCGGTTCCACTTCGTCCAGATGAAGTGCAATAATCAGATGAGGGAGAAGCAACGAGTGTGGCGCTGAGCGAAGCCTCACGTCACCAGGGAGCTGCTTTTACTCACATTTTCTGTGACTGGAccaaaactgctttttttcctttggcTTTACAGATAAAACATAAACCTACAATTTGTCCTGTTGTTAGTTGCGTGTCCCCGTTGCCGCAGTGTTAAGGTCCGTTTATATATAAACGGACCAGCTGAGATTATTCTGCTTAGACTAGAAACATGAATGGTTTGGAATATGAAATATGTCAGTGTTACTCTCACAGGTCAAGACTTTAATATTCTGTAAATGTATCTATACTACAAACTTAATGTTTCACTCTGTAACGAAGACACAGCCGGAGATTCAGACTcgattttgtaaatgttttcttacAGGTAGTTTTGAAAATatgtcaagtttgttttttcattgtcttttatAATTTCTTATCCTCTGACACGTCACAAAAACAtaaaccagtaaaaaaaaaaaaaaaaaagttttacatGTGTAAACATGTGGCTATTTGTTGAAGGTTTGATTTGGGATGACGACATGATTCATACTCATATTCCTGTTGTGTAGGTCGATCCCATGAGTCCCAGTATGAAGCAGGTGCAGGTGTCACTGTCACTTTGACACTTTGTGGGTCGAGTGAATCCCTCATGAGCTCAAACAAATAGTTAccagaataaaataaagtttttagaAAAAGAAATCTGAGTTATTATGATCATTTgtcttttactttgtatttatgTCTCGGCTCATCGCCTGCTGCAGAATGATGCTGTTACCTCCACCACAGACGagtcctctgtctgtctgtgtgactgtgtgtctgtgtgtctgtgtgtttgtgtgtctgtgtgtttgtgtgtctgtgtgtctgtgtgtctgtgtgtctgtgtgtctgtctgtctgtgtgtctgcctgtctgtgtgtctgtgtgtctgtgtgtttgtgtgtctgtctgtgtgtctgtgtgtctgtctgtctgcctgtctgtctgtgtgtctgtgtgtctgtctgtgtgtctgtctgtctgtctgtctgtctgtctgtgtgtctgtctgtctgtctgtctgtctgtctgtctgtctgtctgtctgtctgtctgtgtgtctgtctgtgtgtgtctgtgtgtgtctgtctgtgtgtctgtgtgtctgcctgtctgtctgtctgtctgtctgtctgtctgtctgtgtgtgtgtctgtgtgtctgtgtgtctgtctgtgtgtctgtctgtctgtctgtctgtctgtctgtgtgtctgtgtgtgtgtctgtctgtgtgtctgtctgtctgtctgtctgtctgtctgtctgtctgtgtgtctgtctgtgtgtctgtgtgtctgtctgtgtgtctgtctgtctgtctgtctgtctgtgtgtctgtctgtgtgtctgtgtgtctgtctgtctgtctgtgtgtctgtctgtctgtctgtctgtctgtctgtctgtctgtctgtctgtgtgtgtctgtctgtgtgtgtctgtgtgtgtctgtctgtgtgtctgtgtgtctgcgtgtctgtgtgtctgtgtgtgtctgtctgtgtgtctgtgtgtctgtgtgtctgtctgtgtgtctgtgtgtctgtgtgtctgtctgtctgtctgtctgtctgtgtgtctgtgtgtctgtctgtctgtctgtctgtctgtctgtgtgtctgtctgtgtgtgtctgtgtgtgtctgtctgtgtgtctgtgtgtctgcatgtctgtgtgtgtgcctgtctctctgtctgtctgtgtgtctgtctgtgtgtgtctgtgtgtgtctgtctgtgtgtctgtgtgtgtgcctgtctctctgtctgtctgtgtgtctgtctgtgtgtgtctgtgtgtgtctgtctgtgtgtctgtgtgtctgcatgtctgtgtgtgtgcctgtctgtctgtgtgtctgtgtgtctgtctgtctgtctgtctgtgtgtctgtgtgtctgtctgtctgtctgtctgtctgtgtgtctgtctgtctgtctgtctgtctgtctgtctgtgtgtctgtctgtctgtctgtctgtctgtctgtgtgtctgtctgtgtgtgtctgtgtgtgtctgtctgtctgtctgtctgtctgtgtgtctgtctgtgtgtgtctgtgtgtgtctgtctgtgtgtctgtgtgtctgcatgtctgtgtgtgtgcctgtctgtctgtctgtctgtgtgtctgtctgtctgtgtgtctgtgtgtctttctgtctgtctgtctgtgtgtctgtctgtgtgtctttctgtctgtgggCGGATCCAGAATCATTTGTCTCAttttcttgaacattgtgatatttgacatatttcaacatttcccttgatttctcagataataattcattgatcttgtttatgggactgatattgtattataatataatatatgtatatttaaagcGAGTACTTATTTACTTGTACTCAATGTGGTACTTTTCTTCTACTTGGGtccattttgtttatttgtacttttacttgaagTATTTGACTTCCTCTGTCTGGATCCTTCTCACTGCAGTGACTCGTCCGGCCTGAAGGGGGCGACCTCGCTTGTTGCTTTGTTGACATACGTCACAAAAACGcgacagaggaagcagaggtttataacagaagaaaaacacaactgatgATCTGGGGACGAGCAGCGGAGCTAGTGTGAAAAACACCGGAGAAAAACCAAGATCCTCCCCGGCTGAAGACCACTCCGAGCGGGTAAGATGCTGTGATGAGCCGCGGCGGAGGAAtacatgaagaagagatgaggaagaggagggataggtgaagaagaggagggatacatgaaggagagatgagggagaggagggatacatgaagagagatgaaggagaggagggataggtgaagaagaggagggatagatgaagaagagatgagtgACAGGAGGGATAGGTGAAGAACAGGAGGATACATGAAGGAGAGGAGtgatagatgaagaagaggagggagagatgaagaagagatgagtgACAGGAGGGATAGGTGAAGAACAGGAGGATACATGAAGGAGAGGAGtgatagatgaagaagaggagggagagatgaagaagtGACAAGGGAGAAGAgggatagatgaagaagaggaggatacatgaagaagaggagggatacatgaagaagagatgaaggagaagagggatacatgaaggagagatgaaggagaggagggataggtgaagaagaggagggatagatgaagaagagatgagtgACAGGAGGGATAGGTGAAGAACAGGAGGATACATGAAGGAGAGGAGtgatagatgaagaagaggagggagagatgaagaagtGACAAGGGAGAAGAgggatagatgaagaagaggagggatacatgaagaagaggagggatacatgaaggagagatgaggaagaggagggctaggtgaagaagaggagggatagatgaagaagagatgagggagaggagggatagatgaagaacaggaggatacatgatgaagaggagtgatagatgaagaagagatgaggaagaggagggataggtgaagaagaggagtgatagatgaagaagagatgaggaagaggagggataggtgaagaagacgaggatacatgaagaagaggagggatagatgaagaagagatgaaggagaagagggatacatgaagaagaggagggatagataaaggagagatgagggagagcagggatagatgaagaagagataaaggagaagagggatacatgaagaagagatgaggaagaggagggataggTGAAGAAGAGATGAGTGAGAGGAGGGATAGATAAAGAACAGGAGGATACACGAAGGAGAGGAGtgatagatgaagaagaggagggagagatgaagaagtGACAAGGGAGAAGAgggatagatgaagaagaggagggatacataaagaagagatgaggaagaggagggataggtgaagaagagatgaggatacatgaagaagagatgagggagaggagggctaggtgaagaagaggagggatagatgaagaagagatgagtgagaggagggataggtgaagaagaggagggatacataaagaagagatgaggaagaggagggataggtgaagaagaggagggatacatgaagaagagatgaggaagaggagggataggtgaagaagagatgaggatacatgaagaagagatgagggagaggagggctaggtgaagaagacgaggatacatgaagaagagatgagggagaggagggctaggtgaagaagaggagggatagatgaagaagagatgagtgACAGGAGGGATAGATGAAGAACAGGAGGATACATGAAGGAGAGGAGtgatagatgaagaagaggagggatacatgagggagaggagggataggtgaagaagaggagggatagatgaagaagagatgaaggagaagagggatacatgaagaagaggagggatagataaaggagagatgaggaagaggagggagaggagggataggtgaagaagaggagggatagatgaagaagagatgagtgagaggagggataggtgaagaagaggagggatacatgaagaagagatgaggaagaggagggataggtgaagaagaggagggatacatgaagaagagatgaggaagaggagggataggTGAAGAAGACGAgggatagatgaagaagagatgagtgagaggagggatagatgaagaacaggaggatacatgaaggagaggagtgatagatgaagaagaggagggatacatgagggagaggagggatagatgaagaagagatgaaggagaagagggatacatgaagaagaggagggatagataaaggagagatgaagaagagataaaggagaagagggatacatgaagaagagatgagggagaggagggagagatgaagaagagatgagggagaagagggatacatgaagaggagagagagatagatagataaagaagaagagggatacatgaagaagaggagggagagatgaaggagaggaaggatacatgaagaagaggagggagagatgaaggagaagagggatacatgaagaagaagagggatacttgaaaaagaggagagatagaagaaggagaggagagatagatgaagaagaggagggatacatgaagaagaggagggatacatgaaggtgaggagggatagatgaagaagaggagggatacatgaagaagaggagggatagatgaagaagaggagagatacatgaaggagaggagggatagaTGATGGAGATTAgagatagatgaagaagaggagggatatatgaagaagaggagggatagatgaagaagaggagagatacatgaaggagaggagggatagatgaagaagaggagggatataTGAAGAAGAgggatagatgaagaagaggagggatagatgaagaagaggagagatatATGAAGAAGAGGGATacatgaaggagaggagggatagatgaagaagagggatagatgaagaagaggagggatatatgaagaagaggagggatagatgaagaagagggatagatgaagaagaggagggatagatgaagaagagggatagatgaagaagaggaggcatagatgaagaagaggagagatagatgaagaagaggagtgaTACATGAAGGTGAGGGATAGATGAAGGAGATTAgagatagatgaagaagaggagggatagatgaagaagaggagagatagatgaagaagaggagggatacatGAAGGTGAGGAGGGATAGATGAAGGAGATTAgagatagatgaagaagaggagggatatatgaagaagaggagagatagatgaagaagaggagggatacatGAAGGTGAGGAGGGATACATGAAGGAGATTAGAGATatatgaagaagaggaggggtagatgaagaagagatgaagaagaggagggatacatGAAGGAGATTAGAGATatatgaagaagaggagagatacatgaaggagaggagggataga
The sequence above is drawn from the Hippoglossus hippoglossus isolate fHipHip1 chromosome 7, fHipHip1.pri, whole genome shotgun sequence genome and encodes:
- the agap2 gene encoding arf-GAP with GTPase, ANK repeat and PH domain-containing protein 2 isoform X1; this translates as MSGALQQRTTYLISLTLVKVEAVEENGGEAKNSTQGKEVEAGSGGRAEEEAGVRAEAEGGAPAQAENGAGVISGQPQRAEDAAGVKGVEDGERKPLSPLKDEEPSAVDVPSKGGEKPPYSLSIPLPAETPHNTKSAETDFRVETTLPTPEAKQCRSPSVTTTPPTEVYVEPSRTPTRTSLPIRPAGQRPVSLLKSHSSVATRGRESRDGRERSPTSAQSLDRKDCRMQMRSPGPCRASWAEASRPEEWRDLRDEAHAGIPLEVGGGLAAVMRDCPRKDRLKAGSTSLPSPANMGSKPTRKGKSRTLDNSDLNSLSEDLGLAQQAQQGQRGSAKDRKMLKFISGIFTKSSSGTVGSSSTAPPVYIQRDSSEEEVNIANSQEWTLSRSIPELRLGILGSLKSGKSALVNKYITGSYVALEKTDGGRYKKEVLVDGQSHLLLIREEAGPPDAQFCSWVDAVILVFSLENEASFQELYQRYSQLSTFRSDLPLIVVGTQDKISSTNPRVIEDQRARQLCVDVRHSLFYETCATYGFNVDRVFSEAAQKIVAQKKQAALQACKSLPNSPSHSGGSTPGSASLPGQTCNGPSSGGYAYSLPSTPVVGHRDLRVAQGEGGGSINSRALKNIPRRPSLFKNRDSDKKAGDAKGDQSGARGVPIKQGTLWKRSGNSLNKEWKKKYVTLSNSGSLSYHSSASDYTQNIHGKDIDLLRVTVKVPGKRPPRAVAPTAPPPVAPGLLPRVNGLSKELTAADSTSTVPQLCPSTLSVVEDRSGGLSPQGGDKGLQRCSSSLSTKAQSVDALEGTAGPFAGKDVGQSSPMSDRKKNRRKKSMNQKGDTAVGQAEAKRKMWKLKSFGSLRNINKTDEENADFIVVSFTGQTWHFEAHSLEDRDAWVSAIESQILASLQSCESGRNKARRSSQSEAVALQSVRNAKGNGLCVDCEAPNPTWASLNLGALICIECSGIHRNLGTHLSRVRSLDLDDWPPELTQVLAAIGNHMANSIWEGCTQGRTKPTPNATREGRESWIRAKYEQRAFVAPLQPTSGIQPPDDSPPVWLLSAVTERDLPRLLLLLAHSTKEWINAQPAGSTSPPRTALHAACHLGDVVMTQLLVWYGIDVKAKDSQGQTPMMMARKNGSKGCMDILLQHGCPNETSPTTATPVLSRRSSTASLGRTSSRKRVS